AGATGTTATTACATATACTTCtaccacagtgtaaaaagtaacagtggtccCATGGAGTATAGAGTAAGTAGAGTACCTATACCTTCCATAAGTGATCCGACGGCCTTTGACTTGTACCGAGCTATTAACAATGGCGATGACAGCGATGTATTCAGCTCGGGTGCACGCGACCTCCCCGTCTCCCTATCGAATGACGAATAGACTGTGCCTCTACCCTCCGTACTTACCTACAATATTTTGCAGTTGCACTACTACTCGGCATTCTATCAGTAAAATCTGATCTTGATTTTATGGAtggtgcatctcgctcgcataACTCCATTAACTATGATATGATGGAGTATGGAGTCAAAATGCGAGTACATTAATAATGTACAATCACTAACACTATAAAACGAAAGTCCCCCGccacgtctgtctgtatgtttgcaataaactcaaaaactatggaATTCCATGCGGTttatatcaatagagtgattcttggggaaggttcaggtgtataatttgttcagGTTTTGTGTTACTACCCgtgtgaagccggggcgggACGCATAATTAAAATCATAATCAGTATGATTTTTGAAGTATGGTAAAGTAACCTGCATTTTCGTCAATGGCTAAAAATGAAAAGCCAAATAGTTTTAAGAACTTTTATTTCAAAACATTCAAATCACTTTCATTTAGGCTTATACGTCTTTTTCCTTACAAACTTGAACTGGCACAACTTATCGCGTCTTGCACCGAAATTAGTATGTGCCCGTTGTGAAATGACCCAAGGAGCCGATCTCATCGGTGACTGATATGTTTCGTCATCTTTGGATAAACACCATGTTTCCATTTCTTGAGGAGGAGATGGCAAATCTGATTCAAAGGCAGCGCTATTGAAGTTATCTTCCATATTTTCCGTTTGATCATCATTGTTGTAAAGGGATGTAATTTCTTGACTAGCTATCGGGGAATAGATAGGCGCATTATCACTGAAATCTGCTGGTGGAGCGATTATATTAGTGTCTTCATTCGTTTCGGTACAGTATTGTAATAGTAATTTTGGATTAAACATACTTTCGTCTTTCATATCTTGTTTTGGGTTGAATATATTTTCGTTCTTAATATCTTCTATTGAGTCTAATTTTAAACTGTGGGCCGAAACAGGTGATTCGAAAGATTTGTTGTCAACTGTTTTATTATGGAAGTTAGTTTTAGGGGTCAAATTAATATCTTCTGGTTTATACAATTCTATATTTTCTTTAGTTTCAAGTTTGATTCTTTTAGCTGTTGCAACAGGTTCGATCTGACTACTATTAACAAGTGGTTTATTGGTTATATCGAGAGATAAAGGCATCTCTACACCATTAATATCGGTGATTTTAAACGGTTTTCTGGATTTGGGTATGGTGTGCTCAATAGCTTTAGCGCTTGTGGTGTCAGCTTTCTTATTGATCTTGTTAAAAGACGGTGTAGATGTTTCAGGtttgctgaaaaaaaaaagcaataaaCTAAAATgacataggtattaggtatgttTGGTGAACAAATGTATGGTAGGTAAATCAACGGTTTGTCTTGTTAATTGTAGTTAATACTTACACTaatattttactgtatttttgtaaaatattcccGATACTGTTATTTGTTGCTGAAAACTTTGGTTTATCTTCGATACTTTTTTGTATACTCTTTCTTGCATTACTATTTTTATGTATATCAGGTTTATCGATTACAATAATGTCATCATCATTCGTTTGTTCATTTTCATTAGTCATATTTTCTGCAGTGATATTTTCGAATACATTTTCATTGTTTTGTTTTGGTTTCCTGTCATCGTGACCTTCATATGTTTCTCCATTAAAACCTTCATTGGTCTGATTGGTATTGTCCTGTTTCATTATTTCTGTTACATCTACATCTAACTTAAGTTTTCTTGTAATTCGGAGTTCGTGGTCGGGAGCATATTTCTTTGTGCAGACATCTACTTTTGTTGCAGTGTAAGAAAATCGTTTAAAGTAGGTTTCGTTTTGATTGTTAAAATTTTCATGCTTTTCTTGTTTAACTTGTTTTGTATCCGAAGGGCATgcatttttattacctatactTGAGGCATTGTAAAAATCACAAGGTTGATTAATATTCCTCGTCAAATTTTCGTTATTCCTCAAAGGTTTCAAATTAAATCTACTTACTAAATCGTTACTACGATCTATACCTCTCATTTGGTCTGTTAAAACCAGATTGGCGCTATTTACGCCATAGTCTGATGGACCACATTGATGATTACTTTGGTTCATCATTTTGTCAATAAGCAAATCATTGATATCTTGACCATATGTATTTTGATAATCGGAATACGGTATGAAAGATTTCAGCTTGGTAGGTCGTTGACTATGGCTTTTCCCGATAGTTTCAACACTGCAATTATATGGTATCAGAGCATTATTGGTATAATTTGGTTTGGTAATCGTTTCTAACGAATTAACGTTAGAAATATCATGTGCTATGTTTTTCAGACTTTCCTTAGAATGTTTAAATGCAGTTTGGCCATAATCAATCCTCTGGCTAGGCGTATTACTTTCTTGTCTACTATGCATATCCATTTGGTTACTATTCATTATCTTTTGGTCATAATTATTAAGGCCTACGGGTTGGAAAGTCGCCAAAATCTTGTCACTAACTTCTGCCAAGCCAAAATCAGCACTTTTGTTAGTTTCCAATGTTTGAACAATTTTCATAGGACTATCGTGATTAAGTGTAACTGGATTCCGTTCCAAGTTTGTATTTAACGGCGTAATCATATCAAGGCTTTGATCACAACTATTACTTCCTTTAATTGTTTCGTTTTCTTGTATGTCcattttgttaaatataatatttttttgatcaGATTTACTTAAACCATTGCTGATAGTATCTGCTTGGTTTTCTGCATATTGGTTCAGTTTTAAAGTTAGCACAGGGTTTACATTTACTTTTTCAGACTTAAAATGTTCTTCTTTTGATTCATTCATTCTCGTAGTTTGCAATGGATTTACTGGTATGGTTTTATCTCTCGTAATGTTAGAAGTAAGCGCAAGGTTTTGGTTTCTAATTGGCATATGTTTCAAGTTAGTATTTAGCGGCACAGTTGGATATACTGCCTTAAAATCATTACTATCGTCAGGTTTATTAATTTCTTGTAGATTGTCACTTATATCCATTTTGTCGTATTCTACAGTTCCATTGTCAAAGGTTTGATCATCTTTTCGTTCATATTTATTAGATTCTTCGAATTGTAcactttttaaatttacttcTGGCAAGTCAAGATTTTCATCAAAGTTATAGTTTTCGTCATTTACATCAGGTTGTACATATTTGTCAACGTCTTGCGGCATATCTTTAGCTTGAATTTTGATTTCACGACATTGTACCTCGTTGTTTGATTTGCTGCAAGTAGTGCTAGTATTTTCTTGTCTATAACCGTTGACAAATACTTCTGGTAGTTCTCCGGCCACTGAATTATCAAGCAGCTGATCTATTACTGGCATTTTAGGTTTAGTTGTATTTTGTGCCCGCTGTAAGAACttatttatttgagatttaattGCATCAGAAAATCCACTATCGATGCTTTTGTCAGAATTCTTTTCAATGTTGTCATCAGCAATATTCGCTTTCGTTTCTATTAAATCTATGACACTGAAATTGGATTTAAACattttacgtttattaaagtcTTTAGCACTTCGGCTGGATTTATTTCTCAAATTTTGTGTGTTATTCATATTCCTATATTTAAATTCCACTTTTTGCGCTTCTGACATTGGTCTCGCATTAGAATTCACATTATTAGGCTCCTTTGAAACATTCGTTTCAGGGATTATATTATATTGCATATTAGTAGAAATAGGATCATTTGATGTCATTTCAGATTCTATCTTGCTCAATATACTATTAATCTGTGAATCATCTATGTAGTCATAGTTATCATTAATTGTAAATTCTTCAAATTTGTCAGCTCCTACATTTTTTGTGAGATCTACAGTAGGATACTCTACT
The genomic region above belongs to Cydia splendana chromosome 13, ilCydSple1.2, whole genome shotgun sequence and contains:
- the LOC134796335 gene encoding protein PF3D7_1417600-like — protein: MNSLASSGLITMDDFSCIESTEAGRLMSLFYMDVETMKNIMKIQGSETLERLLCIVCESHEFADMHLRVDERRCLNLLNRNNKAATIRFPMKEKISTRQMKLNCIIQATLGCLPIPEPALNQEALKVMRTASRVCKCLVKYVTRPELPPQPQTFSAVLNSIILSKCIEAHLWENSPYVSKQLKGIGPTFSTLLASAGVTSFMLLEESHPRDLERIMNKGPPAGNIIRKQVSLLPKYQLTVTPIDARSVTIQLMLLNHNHLSENMDQLTAGDNHKSYLIVGDSENYLLLLTQFTDKDFISVYDGTMKYEVTRKLQNEHKILIHCVSSVIVGIDVQADYLFLDLEPQAPRENDHALWSNSNTPRPNIASKQTAITDVYKERKRKNENDITQCKEKKKREYTLTQKLKALKESFSKTSKTLKTDIDKSVETSNKVIHDLLDGRNRPRFPENNQVIIEAAKEFPRVDLTKGITDGSNNRPSFSENSLVVEYPTVDLTKNVGADKFEEFTINDNYDYIDDSQINSILSKIESEMTSNDPISTNMQYNIIPETNVSKEPNNVNSNARPMSEAQKVEFKYRNMNNTQNLRNKSSRSAKDFNKRKMFKSNFSVIDLIETKANIADDNIEKNSDKSIDSGFSDAIKSQINKFLQRAQNTTKPKMPVIDQLLDNSVAGELPEVFVNGYRQENTSTTCSKSNNEVQCREIKIQAKDMPQDVDKYVQPDVNDENYNFDENLDLPEVNLKSVQFEESNKYERKDDQTFDNGTVEYDKMDISDNLQEINKPDDSNDFKAVYPTVPLNTNLKHMPIRNQNLALTSNITRDKTIPVNPLQTTRMNESKEEHFKSEKVNVNPVLTLKLNQYAENQADTISNGLSKSDQKNIIFNKMDIQENETIKGSNSCDQSLDMITPLNTNLERNPVTLNHDSPMKIVQTLETNKSADFGLAEVSDKILATFQPVGLNNYDQKIMNSNQMDMHSRQESNTPSQRIDYGQTAFKHSKESLKNIAHDISNVNSLETITKPNYTNNALIPYNCSVETIGKSHSQRPTKLKSFIPYSDYQNTYGQDINDLLIDKMMNQSNHQCGPSDYGVNSANLVLTDQMRGIDRSNDLVSRFNLKPLRNNENLTRNINQPCDFYNASSIGNKNACPSDTKQVKQEKHENFNNQNETYFKRFSYTATKVDVCTKKYAPDHELRITRKLKLDVDVTEIMKQDNTNQTNEGFNGETYEGHDDRKPKQNNENVFENITAENMTNENEQTNDDDIIVIDKPDIHKNSNARKSIQKSIEDKPKFSATNNSIGNILQKYSKILVKPETSTPSFNKINKKADTTSAKAIEHTIPKSRKPFKITDINGVEMPLSLDITNKPLVNSSQIEPVATAKRIKLETKENIELYKPEDINLTPKTNFHNKTVDNKSFESPVSAHSLKLDSIEDIKNENIFNPKQDMKDESMFNPKLLLQYCTETNEDTNIIAPPADFSDNAPIYSPIASQEITSLYNNDDQTENMEDNFNSAAFESDLPSPPQEMETWCLSKDDETYQSPMRSAPWVISQRAHTNFGARRDKLCQFKFVRKKTYKPK